ATGCCCGTGATGGACGGGCTCACGGCCGTGGAGCACATCATGGCCGAGTGCCCCACGCCCATCCTGGTGCTGACGGGCGACCCGCGCTCGCAGGCCCCCGCGCTGACGTACCGCGCACTGGAGCTGGGCGCGCTGGCGCTTCAAATCAAGCCCGCCATCGACGCGGGGCCGGAGGCGTGGAACCTCACCAAGGAGGTGAAGCTCATCTCCTCCGTGCGCGTCATCCGCCACGTGCGCGGTCAGAAGCGCGGCCCGCCGGGGACGCCGCACACGCCCACCCCGGTGCTGCCCGCGGCCTCCATGGGCATCGTCGCGGTGGCCGCCAGCACGGGCGGCCCGCAGGTGCTCTACCGGATGCTGTCGGAGCTGCCGGCGGACTTCCCGGCGCCCATCGTCATCGTCCAGCACATCAACGCCGCCTTCTCGGAGTCGCTGGCCAGCTGGCTCGCCAACGCGAGCAAGCTGAAGGTCCGCCTGGCGGTGGACGGGGACACACTTCAGCCCGGGCTGGTGCTGGTGGCGCCGCCGGATCAGCACATGGTGGTGCCCGTGCGAGGCCGCGTGGCGCTCAAGCCCGGCGTGGAGCGCGACGGGCACATGCCCAGCGGCACCGTGCTGCTGGAGAGCGTGGCCAAGGTCTACGCCCGGAGAGCGGTGGGCGTGGTGCTCACCGGCATGGGCGCGGACGGGGCGGACGGGCTCCTGGCCATCAAGCAGGGCGGTGGGCTGGCGCTGGCGCAGAACGAGGAGTCCTGCGTGGTGTTCGGCATGCCGGGCGCGGCGGTGGAGCGCAAGGCGGTGGACCACCTCATCCACGGCGATGACGTCGCGGCCACCCTGGCGCGCCTGGCGCGCGGAGAGTCGCTGGCCGCGAGCCGCTGACCTCGCATGACGTCCTCCTCCGAGCGCTGGGCTCCCGTCCACGCCTGGCTTCAGGCGCACACGGGCATGGCGCTGAGCGGGGCCCAGCAGCGGCGGTTGGACGCGCGGCTGGACGCGCTGGGACACGGCCAGAGCGCGACGAGGTTGGTGGCGCACCTGCGCACCCCGGCGGGCGCGGCGGACCTGGCGCGGCTGGTGGACGCGGTGGCGGTGCACACGTCGGAGGTGTTCCGGGACGAGGTGCAGCTGTCCGCCTTCCGCGAGCACGTGCTGTCGCCCCGGGTGCAGCGCTCCAGGTCGCCGCTGCGCGTGTGGAGCGCGGGCTGCGCGGCGGGCGAGGAGGTCGCCACGCTGCTCCTCCTGATGGCGCAGGAGGGCGCGGATCCCTCGAGCCGCGTGCTGGGCACGGACATCTCCGAGCAGGTGCTCACCCGGGCGCGCGAGCTGAGCTTCCTGACGGATGCGCTCCGGCGCGTGCCGGACGCCGCGCGCTCGCGCTACTTCGAGCCGAAGGGCCGGCGCCACGCGCTGGTGGAGTCGCTGCGCGCGCAGGCCGAGTTCCGGCGCCACAACCTGATGGAGGCCCCCTATCCGGAGGCCCCCGGGGGCAGCGGCTTCGACATCATCTTCTGCCGCAACGTCCTCATCTACTTCACCCCGGAGGCCTTCCAGCGCACGGTGCGCAACCTGGGGGAGCGGCTCGCGCCCGGCGGGGTGCTGGTGCTGTCCGCCGCGGAGCCCCTGCTCCAGGTGCCCCCGGAGCTGCGGCTGTTGCCCAGCGAGCACGCGTTCTTCTACGTGCGCGAGGACGCCGCGCCCGTGGAGCCCGCCCGCCCGAAGCGGGACTCCGGCCGGTTCCCGGGCATCGCCACCGGAGCCTCCGGACCCGCCGCGCCCAAGCCGGAAACACCCGCGGCCCCGGCTCCGGTTCCGCCCCCGGCTCCAGACGAAGCCGCGATGGCCCAGGCGGACTGGCTCTTCTCGTGCGTGCTGGACGGGGCCTCCACGGGCGTCCCGGACGAGAAGTCCGAGCGCGACCTGCGCCGGTGCCTGGACCTGGATCCGGACCACGTCGCCGCCCGCTACCTGCTGGGGCTCCTCTTGGAGCAGTGTGGCCAGCCCGGCGCGGCCCTGGAGGCCTACCGCCGGGCCCTGCGGGCGGTGGAGTCCGGGCGGGCGCGGCCAGTGCCCTTCTTCCTCAACCTGCCCCGGCTCCGGGTGGCCTGCGCCCGGGCCGTGGAGCGGCTGGAGGCGGAAGGGGCGCGCTGAAGGGCAGGGGGGCGGCCGGGCGTGATGCAAACAGAAGCGGCGCGCGGGGCACTTTGGACCTAGGATGTCCGGCCCATGCGCAGGCTCGTGCTCTTCGCCCTGTTGACCGCCGTCGTTCCCGGCTGTTTCTACCCCGCCGACCGTGGCCGTGCCCTGGAAGCCAAGGTGGACCGGCTGGGCGCGGACAACGCGAAGATGGCCGCGGAGCTGAAGGAGGCGCGCGACCAGCTCGCCGTCACCCAGCCGAAGCTCGATGAGAAGATCGCCCAGGTGACGCAGGCCCTGCAGAGCCTGGACACCGCCGCGCGCCGCAAGGACGCGGACATCGGCGTGCAGTTCCAGAAGACGGTGGAGGACCTGGCGCAGCTGCGCGGCCAGGTGGAGACCTACCTCTACAAGATTGGTGAGCTGGAGGCCGCGCTCGGCAAGAGCACGGAGGAGACCAACCAGCGGCTCCTGGCGCTCCAGGGCACGGAGGCGGTGAAGGAGGCCGAGGCGAAGAAGAAGGCCGAGGAGCTCCAGCGCCCCACGGACAAGAAGGAGTTCCTCGGGCTCGCGCAGGAGAAGGCCAAGGCCGGCGACGCGCTGCTCGCGCGCCAGCTCTACAACGAGTTCGTGAAGAAGTGGCCCAAGGACGCGCTCGTGGGCGAGGCCCACTTCGGCCTGGGCGAGACGTACTTCACCGAGTCCAAGTGCCGCGAGGCCCTCTTCGAGTACGGCAAGGTGGTGCAGGACTTCGCGAAGACGCCGTCCGCGCCGGACGCGTACCTGCGCTCCTCCGACTGCTTCCAGAAGCTGAAGATGAAGGAGGAGTCGAAGCTGGCGCTGGAGGAGCTGGTGAAGGGCTACCCCAAGTCGGACGCGGCCAAGACGGCGAAGACGAAGCTGGCGGAGCTGGACAAGAAGGCCGCGCCGGCCCCCGCGCCGAAGAAGGCGAAGAAGTGATGCGCCCCCGCGCCTCCCGGCTCGCCGCCCTGGCGCTCCTGTTGCTCCTGCCGCTGGTGGCCGGGGCCGCGCCGAAGAAGCTGGTGCTGCTCTTCACCGGAGACAACGGGGGCGAAGTCGCCCCCTGTGGTTGACGCCACAACCCGTCTGGCGGTCTGGCCAGACGAAAGACGGTCCTGAACGAGGAGCGCGCGAAGGGCGTGCCAGTGCTCGCGCTGGACGCGGGCAACGCGCTCTTCAAGACCCTGGCGGAGGGCCCGGAGGCGAAGCCTCGCGCGGAGCTCGTGCTGGAGCAGCTGGACGCGCAGGGCTACGCGGCCATGGCCGTGGGCCAGCGCGACCTCGTGCTGGGCGTGGACCTCCTCAAGAAGAAGACGAAGGGCGCGAAGCTGAAGCTCGTGTCCGCGAACCTCGTGGACGCGAAGGGGCAGCCGCTCTTCCCCGCGTCGGTGGTGACGACGGTGGGCGGGCTGAAGGTGGGCATCCTCGGCGTGTCCCCGGAGTCGTCGGACGGCGCGGCCTTGCTGCCCGCGGGCGTGCGAGGCCTGCCGGTGGGGCCGGCGGTGGCCTCCGAGGTGAAGCGCCTGCGCCAGAAGGAGCAGGTGTCGCTGGTGGTGCTGCTGGCGGCGGTGCCCTACGTGGAGGCCGTGAAGCTGGCCCAGGGCGCCGAGGGCGTGGACTTCGTGGTGCAGTCGCACGACGGACGGGGCGTGGGCATGGCGCAGCGCCAGGGGGTGTCCACGTTGGTGCCGCCGGGTGAGCGGGGCCGCCAGGTCGCCAGGCTGGAGCTGTCCGTGGAGGGCTCGGGGCCCTTCACGGACCTGTCCGAGGCGAACCGCGCCCGGGAGAGCCAGCGCATGGTGGAGGCGAACATCGTGCGCGTGCAAGAGCGCCTGAAGACGGAGAAGAACGAGGACACGCGCCGCTCGCTTCAGGAGACGCTGACCTCCTTCGAGGCGCGGCGCGACGCCCTGGCCCGTACGGCGGCGGCGCAGGGCCCGGCGACGGGGCGCACCTACCAGCTGACGTATCTGCAACTGGGCGCGGACGTGGCGTCGGATGCCGCCGTGCAAAAGCAGGTGGAGCGCGTGGAGCCGCCCGGCTCCGCGGGTCACTGAGCTTTCGCGAGCGTGGCCAACCCCGTCCATCCTGGGACGGGGCTGAAACACCTGTTTCATTCCCTGTCGCGGGATGTGTCACGCCCGTTCCAGCCCTGCTGGAGAGCAGGCGGGCGCGGGGGCATGGAACGCATGGCAGGTCGCTCTTCGACCGAATAATGTGATCAACAGGTTTCCTGGCCTCCCCCACGCCACTCGCACGACGAGTGGCGGGCCGCGCGTGATCGACATCGACCGGCACTGACCCTTGGGCACTGCGTCCGGCTTTCCGGGCGTCCCTCAGGGCCGCGCCGTGTCCGGAGTTCGGAGTCAATTCGATGAGCAGCAGCGGTGATTGTCGAAGCGGATCGCGAACCTGTCTCCGGAGAAGCGCGCGGAGCTGCTGAAGAAGATGGCCGCGCAGAAGAACGCGGCGGGGTCTCCGGCGCGGGCGGCCTTCCCGCCGAGGGACCGGACGAAGCCCGCGGAGCTGTCCTTCGCGCAGCAGCGGCTGTGGTTCATGGACCAGCTGGCGCCGGGCAGCCCGCTCTACAACGTGCCCGTGGCGGTGCGGCTGGAGGGCGCGCTGGACGTGCCCGTGCTGGAGCGCTCGCTGCGCGAGGTGGTGCGGCGCCACGAATCGCTGCGCACGACCTTCCAGGGTACGGAGAGCGGTCCGGTGCAGCACTTCGCGGACGCGGCCGCGCTGGAGCTGGAGCGCACGGACGTGAGCGCGCTCGCGCCGGACGCGCGGGAGGCCGAGGCCTGGCGCCGGGTGCGGGAAGGGGCGCTGCGTCCCTTCGACCTCGCCACGGGCCCGCTGATGCGCGCGCTGCTGGTGAAGCTGGGGGACGCGGACCACCTGCTGCTGGTGGTGATGCACCACATCGTGTCGGACGGGTGGTCGCTGGGCGTGCTCGTGCGCGAGGTGGCGGTGCTCTACGCCACGTTCCTGCAGGGACAGCCGTCGCCGCTGTCGGAGCTGGCGGTGCAGTACGCGGACTACGCGGCCTGGCAGCGGGAGACGTTGCAGGGCGCGGCGCTGGAGCGGCAGCTGTCGTACTGGCGCGAGCAGTTGTCGGGCGCGCCGCCCGCGCTGGAGCTGACGACGGACAAGCCCCGGCCCGCGGCGCGCGGCTTCCGGGGCGCGCGCACGCCCATCCAGTGGCCGCGCGAGCTGACGGACGCGTTGCGGTCGCTGGCGCAGCGCGAGGGCGCGACGCTGTTCATGGTGCTGATGGCCGGGTGGCAGTCGCTCCTGTCGCGCTACTCCGGGCAGGACGACGTGAGCGTGGGCTCCCCCATGGCGGGCCGGACCCGCTCGGAGCTCGAAGGCCTCATCGGCATGTTCGTCAACACGCTGGTGCTGCGCGCGCGCTTCACGCCGGAGCTGTCGTTCCAGGGGCTGGTGCGCCAGCTGCGCGAGACAATGGTGGGCGCGACGGACCACCAGGACGTGCCGTTCGAGAAGCTGGTGGAGGCGCTGCAGCCGGAGCGCGACTCGGGGCGCACGCCGTTCTTCCAGGCGATGTTCGCGCTGCAGAACGCGCCGCGCGGACCCGTGGCCGTGCAGGGCCTGAAGCTGAACGCGATGGAGGTGGACACGCGGACGGCCAAGTTCGACCTGCTCCTCCAGCTCACGGAGGCGGATGGAAGCCTGAGCGGCTACGTGGAGTACGACACCGACCTCTTCCACGCCGCCACCGTCGCGCGGATGGTAGAGCACCTGCGCGGGCTGCTGGAGTCCGCGGTGGCCCACCCGGCGCTGCCCGTGGCGCGGCTGCCCATGGTGAAGGCCGCCGAGCGCCGCGTGCTGGCCGAGGATTGGAATCGGACCCAGGCGGCATACCCGCGGGAGCGGCCGGTGCACGCGCTCTTCGCGGAGCAGGCGCGCAAGGCGCCGGACCGGGTGGCGGTGGTGCAGGGCGTGGATGGCCGGACGCTGACGTACGGCGAGCTGGACGCGAAGGCGAACCAGCTGGCGCACCACCTGCGCGGGCTGGGTGTGAAGCGTGGCACGCGGGTGGGCGTGTACGTGGATCGCTCGTGGGAGATGGTGGTCGGGCTGCTCGGCATCCTGAAGGCCGGCGGCGCGTACGTGCCGGTGGACCGCAACTATCCGGCGGAGCGCATCGCGCTGCTGCTGGAGGACGCAGGCGTCGAGGTGACGCTGACGCAGCGGTCGCTGGTGGAGAAGCTGCCCGCCGGAGCGGGCACGCCGCTCTGCGTGGACACGGCGTGGGAAGCCATCCGCCGCGAACCGGAGACGGCACCGGATGTGGAGGTGGGCGGCGAGGACCTCGCGTACATCATCTTCACGTCGGGCAGCACCGGGCGCCCGAAGGGCGTGTGCGTTCCCCACCGGGGCATCACGCGCCTGGTGGTGGGCAACGACTTCATGCGCTTCGACGCGGACGCGGTCTGGTCGCAGACGGGGCCGGTCGCCTTCGACGCCTCGACGTTGGAGCTGTGGGGCGCGCTGCTGCATGGCGCGAAGCTGGTGCTGGCGCCGCCGCACGCGCTGACGCTGGAGGAGCTGGGCGCGCTGGTGAGGCAGGAGCGCGTCACCGTCCTGTGGCTGACGACGGCGCTGTACGAGCAGATGGCGCTCCACCAGGCGGAGGCCCTGGCGGGTGTGTCCCAGGTGCTGACGGGCGGCGACGTGATGCCGCTCCCTCGCGCTCGGGAGCACCTGGCTCGGCTGACCGAGGGCGCGGTGCTGGTGAATGCGTATGGCCCCACGGAGAACACCACGTTCTCCACCACGTACACGATGACGTCACGGGCGGTGCTCGATGGGGCGGTGTCCATCGGCAAGCCGATTGGAAACTCGACGGCGTACGTGCTGGATACGCATGGCGATGTGGCCGGCGTGGGCGTGCCTGGAGAGCTGTTCGTGGGCGGCGAAGGCCTGGCGTGGGGCTACCTCAACCGTGCGGACCTGACGGCCGAACGCTTCGTGCCCCATCCGTTCAGCCCGGAGCCCGGAGCGCGGCTGTACCGTACGGGTGACAAGGCCCGGTGGCGGGAGGACGGGACGCTGGAGTTCCTGGGGCGCACCGACTTCCAGGTGAAGGTGCGTGGCTTCCGCATCGAGCTGGGCGAAATCGAAGCAGCGCTCCTCCAGCACCCGGACGTGGCGGAGGCCACGGTGGTGGCGCGGGGGCAGGGCGCGGACAAGCAGCTGGTGGGGTACGCGGTCGCGAAGCCGGAGCGGACGCTCGACGCGGCGGAACTCAAGGCGCACCTGCGGCAGCGGCTGCCGGAGTACATGGTGCCCACGGCCCTGATGTCGCTGGACGCGCTGCCCCTCAGCGCCAACGGCAAGGTGGACCGCAAGGCGCTGCCGGAGCCGGAGGCCCCGCGCTCGGAGAAGGTCTTCGAGCCGCCCCGCACGGAGACCGAGGCGAAGCTCGCGGCCATCTGGGCGCAGGTGCTGCGCGTGCCCCAGGTGGGCGTGACGGACAACTTCTTCGAGCTGGGAGGCCACTCGCTGCTGGCGACGCAGGTGGCCTCGCGGATCCGCGCCGGGTTCGGCGTGGAGCTGCCGCTGCGCGAGCTGTTCGAGTCCGCCACCCTGGAGGCCCTGGCGCTCCGGCTGGAGCGAGCCACCCGCTCCGTCGCCCCGCCGCTGGCGCGGGTGTCGCGAGAGCAGCCCCTGCCGCTGTCGTTCGCGCAGCAGCGCCTGTGGTTCATCGACCAACTGGAGCCGGGCAGCCCGGTCTACAACGTCCCGCTGGCGGTCCGTCTGGAGGGCGCGCTGGACGTCGCGGTGCTCCAGCGCGCGCTGGATGCGCTGGTGGGGCGTCACGAAGCGCTCCGGACGACCTTCACGTCGCATGAGGGCACGCCGGTGCAGGTGGTGCATCCGCCCTCGGCGATGCCGCTGGAGGTGGAGGACCTGCGCGGCGTCGAAGCGGGCGGGCGGGAAGAAGAGGCCCGCCGCCGGGTGATGGCGCAGGGGCTGCGGTCCTTCGACCTGTCGCGAGGGCCGCTGGTCCGAGCCCAACTGGTGCGGCTGGAGGAGCATGACCACCTGCTCGCGCTCACGATGCACCACGCCATCTCGGATGGCTGGTCGTTGGGCGTGCTCGTGCGGGAGATCGGCGCGCTGTACGCGGCGTTCGTGCAGGGCCAGACCTCCTCGCTGCCGGAGCTGCCGCTCCAATACGCGGACTACGCGG
The sequence above is drawn from the Corallococcus sp. NCRR genome and encodes:
- the cheB gene encoding chemotaxis-specific protein-glutamate methyltransferase CheB; this encodes MGKKVTVLVVDDSVICRQLISAALSDDPDIQVVGTAANGQEAVALTKELRPHVITMDVDMPVMDGLTAVEHIMAECPTPILVLTGDPRSQAPALTYRALELGALALQIKPAIDAGPEAWNLTKEVKLISSVRVIRHVRGQKRGPPGTPHTPTPVLPAASMGIVAVAASTGGPQVLYRMLSELPADFPAPIVIVQHINAAFSESLASWLANASKLKVRLAVDGDTLQPGLVLVAPPDQHMVVPVRGRVALKPGVERDGHMPSGTVLLESVAKVYARRAVGVVLTGMGADGADGLLAIKQGGGLALAQNEESCVVFGMPGAAVERKAVDHLIHGDDVAATLARLARGESLAASR
- a CDS encoding CheR family methyltransferase, with protein sequence MTSSSERWAPVHAWLQAHTGMALSGAQQRRLDARLDALGHGQSATRLVAHLRTPAGAADLARLVDAVAVHTSEVFRDEVQLSAFREHVLSPRVQRSRSPLRVWSAGCAAGEEVATLLLLMAQEGADPSSRVLGTDISEQVLTRARELSFLTDALRRVPDAARSRYFEPKGRRHALVESLRAQAEFRRHNLMEAPYPEAPGGSGFDIIFCRNVLIYFTPEAFQRTVRNLGERLAPGGVLVLSAAEPLLQVPPELRLLPSEHAFFYVREDAAPVEPARPKRDSGRFPGIATGASGPAAPKPETPAAPAPVPPPAPDEAAMAQADWLFSCVLDGASTGVPDEKSERDLRRCLDLDPDHVAARYLLGLLLEQCGQPGAALEAYRRALRAVESGRARPVPFFLNLPRLRVACARAVERLEAEGAR
- a CDS encoding 5'-nucleotidase codes for the protein MPVLALDAGNALFKTLAEGPEAKPRAELVLEQLDAQGYAAMAVGQRDLVLGVDLLKKKTKGAKLKLVSANLVDAKGQPLFPASVVTTVGGLKVGILGVSPESSDGAALLPAGVRGLPVGPAVASEVKRLRQKEQVSLVVLLAAVPYVEAVKLAQGAEGVDFVVQSHDGRGVGMAQRQGVSTLVPPGERGRQVARLELSVEGSGPFTDLSEANRARESQRMVEANIVRVQERLKTEKNEDTRRSLQETLTSFEARRDALARTAAAQGPATGRTYQLTYLQLGADVASDAAVQKQVERVEPPGSAGH
- a CDS encoding tetratricopeptide repeat protein translates to MRRLVLFALLTAVVPGCFYPADRGRALEAKVDRLGADNAKMAAELKEARDQLAVTQPKLDEKIAQVTQALQSLDTAARRKDADIGVQFQKTVEDLAQLRGQVETYLYKIGELEAALGKSTEETNQRLLALQGTEAVKEAEAKKKAEELQRPTDKKEFLGLAQEKAKAGDALLARQLYNEFVKKWPKDALVGEAHFGLGETYFTESKCREALFEYGKVVQDFAKTPSAPDAYLRSSDCFQKLKMKEESKLALEELVKGYPKSDAAKTAKTKLAELDKKAAPAPAPKKAKK